One Amycolatopsis thermophila DNA segment encodes these proteins:
- a CDS encoding response regulator transcription factor, with protein sequence MTVRVLIVDDDALVRNGLTMMLDGAPEIAVVGQAGDGDEVPAALDAHPADVVLMDIRMPRLNGILATHRTRARPNPPEVVVLTTFDTDENVLRALRAGASGFLLKDAPPGEIADAVRRVAAGDPILSPRITRRLMDRVAVEAGAYERARAAFGTLSPRERDVALGVGRGLTNAEIAAELFLSVATVKAHITRVLSKLDAGNRTQIALLAHDAGLC encoded by the coding sequence ATGACGGTTCGCGTGCTGATCGTGGACGACGACGCCCTGGTGCGCAACGGGCTCACCATGATGCTCGACGGTGCCCCGGAGATCGCCGTCGTGGGACAGGCCGGCGACGGCGACGAGGTGCCCGCCGCCCTCGACGCGCACCCCGCGGACGTCGTGCTGATGGACATCCGGATGCCGCGCCTGAACGGGATCCTCGCCACCCACCGCACCCGGGCCCGCCCGAACCCGCCCGAGGTCGTCGTGCTGACCACCTTCGACACCGACGAGAACGTGCTGCGGGCCCTGCGCGCCGGGGCGAGCGGGTTCCTGCTCAAGGACGCGCCGCCCGGCGAGATCGCGGACGCCGTCCGCCGGGTCGCGGCGGGCGATCCGATCCTGTCGCCGCGCATCACGCGCCGGCTGATGGACCGGGTCGCGGTGGAGGCGGGCGCCTACGAGCGGGCCCGCGCCGCGTTCGGCACCCTGAGCCCGCGCGAGCGCGACGTGGCGCTCGGGGTCGGCCGCGGACTGACCAACGCCGAGATCGCCGCCGAGCTCTTCCTCTCCGTGGCCACGGTGAAAGCGCACATCACGCGCGTTTTGTCCAAATTGGACGCGGGCAACCGCACGCAGATCGCGCTGCTGGCCCACGACGCCGGGCTCTGCTGA
- a CDS encoding sensor histidine kinase gives MHGDLFCERGRTALTCAAAGGFVATAVGEILSGLRGLPLAGELALGVLGCALVPLLFRRPVPSAFALMVLTAFGATATPPASIGVVQIARRGPLGVAVGVATAGVAGHLVRGLWRPTPGLPFEWWVVLVVLGHAALVGGGALAEARRALIVSLTERARRAEAEQGRRVAEARAAERTRIAREMHDVLAHRLSLLATYAGALEYRPDSAPERIAQAAGVIRATVHQALEELRHVIALLRDSDEDLEGPLPTLAGLPDLVEESRAVGTPVEVRDGLADPAAVPGATGRAAYRVLQEALTNARKHAPGRPVRIELGGAPGTRLRIEVSNPVTDGVRGPGTGTGLVGLTERVRLAGGRLDHEAAAGEFRLSAELPWPA, from the coding sequence GGCGACCTGTTCTGCGAGCGGGGAAGGACAGCCCTGACCTGCGCCGCCGCCGGCGGGTTCGTCGCGACCGCCGTCGGCGAGATCCTCTCCGGGTTGCGCGGCCTGCCGCTCGCCGGCGAACTCGCGCTCGGTGTCCTCGGCTGCGCGCTGGTGCCGTTGCTGTTCCGCCGTCCCGTGCCGTCCGCGTTCGCGCTCATGGTGCTGACCGCCTTCGGCGCCACCGCGACGCCACCGGCGAGCATCGGTGTCGTCCAGATCGCGCGGCGCGGGCCGCTGGGCGTGGCGGTGGGGGTCGCCACGGCCGGCGTCGCCGGGCACCTCGTGCGCGGATTGTGGCGGCCCACGCCGGGCCTGCCGTTCGAGTGGTGGGTGGTGCTCGTGGTCCTCGGGCACGCGGCGCTCGTCGGCGGTGGCGCGCTCGCCGAGGCCCGGCGCGCGCTGATCGTGTCGCTCACCGAACGCGCCCGCCGCGCCGAGGCCGAACAGGGCCGCCGCGTCGCCGAGGCGCGCGCGGCCGAGCGGACGCGCATCGCCCGCGAGATGCACGACGTGCTGGCGCACCGGCTTTCGCTGCTGGCCACCTACGCGGGCGCGCTGGAGTACCGGCCGGACAGTGCGCCGGAGCGGATCGCCCAGGCGGCCGGTGTCATCCGGGCGACGGTGCACCAGGCGCTGGAGGAGCTGCGCCACGTGATCGCGTTACTCCGGGACAGCGACGAGGACCTGGAGGGCCCGCTGCCCACGCTCGCCGGACTGCCCGATCTGGTCGAGGAATCCCGTGCCGTCGGCACCCCGGTCGAGGTGCGGGACGGGCTCGCCGATCCGGCCGCGGTTCCCGGCGCCACCGGCCGCGCCGCCTACCGGGTGCTGCAGGAGGCCCTGACCAACGCTCGCAAGCACGCACCGGGCCGCCCGGTGCGGATCGAACTCGGCGGTGCGCCGGGAACGCGGCTGCGCATCGAGGTGAGCAACCCGGTCACCGACGGCGTCCGCGGGCCCGGCACCGGCACCGGGCTGGTCGGCCTGACCGAACGGGTGCGGCTGGCCGGCGGGCGGCTCGACCACGAGGCGGCCGCGGGGGAGTTCCGGCTCTCGGCCGAGCTACCGTGGCCGGCATGA